One Asterias rubens chromosome 1, eAstRub1.3, whole genome shotgun sequence genomic region harbors:
- the LOC117294176 gene encoding uncharacterized protein LOC117294176: MVAQVYGNDCPDKWQWLPRSIAMVALITSNGCPDVGNCCQDVWMVAQMYGNVAQIAVFGQINACHPWMNTQSVGVRDLQVPTIYPVMHVPPTHHRNACLSWMNTKRNGVRDLQVPAPSSINHLHNRNACLSWMNTQSNGVRDLQVPALSSINHLHNIEMRAILQ; this comes from the exons ATGGTTGCCCAGGTGTATGGCAATGATTGCCCTGATAAATGGCAATGGTTGCCAAGATCAATTGCAATGGTTGCTCTTATAACTAGCAATGGTTGCCCAGATGTCGGCAATTGCTGCCAGGATGTATGGATGGTCGCCCAGATGTATGGCAATGTTGCCCAGATTGCAGTTTTTGGTCAGAT aaatgcgTGCCATCCTTGGATGAATACACAAAGTGTTGGTGTCAGAGACCTGCAAGTGCCTACCATCTACCCAGTCATGCATGTACCACCTACACATCATAG aAATGCTTGTCTTTCTTGGATGAATACAAAAAGGAATGGTGTCAGAGACCTGCAAGTGCCTGCCCCATCATCCATCAACCATCTACACAACAG aAATGCGTGCCTTTCTTGGATGAATACACAAAGTAATGGTGTCAGAGACCTGCAAGTGCCTGCCCTATCATCCATCAACCATCTACACAACATAG AAATGCGTGCCATTCTCCAATGA